From the Papaver somniferum cultivar HN1 chromosome 2, ASM357369v1, whole genome shotgun sequence genome, the window AGTATACTCCAACAAATAGTAATTTCCATGTACCATTTGATATTTGTGGTGGATCAGAGGTTGGTGAAAAATTACAAGGTAGTACATCTGGCGTTATTATTAGTCAAGATCCTGTAGAAGATTCAATCATATCCAATATTTCCTCTCCTACTATGTTTCAATCTGTTGGTGATCCTATGTTACTTAATTTAGATGGTGGAAGATTTAGTGCTCTTAACAATCTTGAACAAAAAGAAGATGATATTATAAGTGTTGATGAGGAAAGTTTGGCTGAAAGGGATCCTCAGAAGCTAATTCAGATAGCAGAAGTTACAGAATTGGAAAAAAATGTAGTAAATTTTGTGAATGCAGTTTCACGTAAAGTGACAACTGAGCCTGTTCCTTTCACTACTTGGTCTTAAATAATTAATTCATTTGGTAAGAAGACAGACTCTCAAGCTAGTACTTCTATTCCAGCAGTTAAAAATGTTTCAGCTACCAAAAGTACAGCTCAAGCAGCAGTGAAATATAGCTTTAGAAAAAATGTTGGTAAGGGGGGTACAAAACCCCTTCAAACCAAAACATGAAAGTCTTATTTGGAACTTAAGGGGTCTTAGAAGAGCTAGGGCCCAGCTGAAGTTACATAATTTAGTTAGTCAATTTCAGCCAACACTTTTGTGGATTGCAGAACCTAAAATCAAATGTTCTGCCTCTTTCTGTAGTCGATTAAATCTTCCTGGTATACAATATATAGTTATTCATAATGCTTCAACAACTCATAAAAGTAACATATGGTTATTCTGGAGTAATTCCATTGTAACTCTTTCAGTTGCATCTATTTCAAGTCAAATGATCATAGTGGCAGTAGGTGATATTTTAGTTTCTGGTGTTCATGCTAATGTAAATATggttcaaagaagatttttgtggTATGAAATGCAGATGATTAGTGACCTCAAGAAGCCTTGGTTAGTCATTGGTGATTTCAATTTAATTCTTTCAATTGAAGACAAAGTTGGTGGGAAATCTCCTTCAAGAAGATCAATGCTTGAAGTCGGTGAATATTTAAATACATGTGATCTTATACAGGCTCctaaagttggtttagatttcacTTGGTCAAATTGTCAGCATGGGAGTAAAAGAATATTATGCACTTTGTACAGAACTGTGTTTAATATGGAATGGTTAAGATTATATAGTGATTGGGGTTACAAAGTTGATGCTAGGGTAGTATCTGATCACTCTCCTTTAATGGGGGAGGGTGTGAACATTCCTAGACCTACAAATGTTCCTCTCAGGTTTCAGAAAATGTGGTTGGAGCACCCTGGTTTCATGAAAGTTGTCGAAGATAGTTGGGCTGAGCCAGTAAATGGAGATCCTGCTTTTACACTAATATATAAACTGAAGAGATTAAAAATAATATTGAAAGAATGGAACTTGAAGATTTTTGGTAATGTTCAAGTCGAGATTAAGGAAGAAGAAAAGTTAGTTCAAGAAAAGATGATAATTTCTTATTCTAATCCTCATGATGAACAAGCTTTAGCTGACTTGGTAATGGCTCAAAATGATCTAAACTCAAAAGAAGTTCCGCATTGCATTATGatgaaacaaaaatcaagaattaaatGGGCTACAAAGGGTTCATCTAATACAAATTTCTTCCATACAAATGTTAAAATAAGACAAACTAGAAATATGATTTGTGAACTTGAGGATGAGAAGGGAAACATAGTAGCAGATCAAGATAAAATAACAGATGTTTTGGTTAAATTCTTTCACCATAAATTTCAGTATAAAGAAGTAACCATAGATGATTCCTTGTTGGATATTATTCCAAATTTAATATCAGACCAAGATCAAGTTATGATTGAAGTAGTACCTGAGTTAGAAGAAATTAAGAATGCAGTTTTCAGTATGAATGCAGATGGAGCTCCAGGACCAGACAGCTTCTCAGGTATTTTTTACAAATCTTGTTGGGATATTATCAAAAGTGATTTATTGAAGGCAATTCAATATTGTTGGAGGAGAAAATATATCCCAAGGGGCGTGAATTCCAATTTTTAGTACTACTTCCTGAAGTTCATGGTGCAAAGAAACCAAATCAGTTCAGACCTATTGGATTaagtaatttcaatttcaaaatttttacACAAATACTAGCTACAAGAATGAATGATCTGATGAGTAAATTAGTTTCAAAGCAGCAAGCAGCATACATAAAAGGTAGAAGTATACATGAACAAGTTATGTTAGCTTCTGAGTTGGTGAATGAAATGAAGCATACAATAAGAGGAGGTAATGTTGGGTTGAAACTTGACATATCACAAGCATATGACTCTGTGAGCTGGGACTTTTTGTTTAAAGTACTTCGAAAATATGGTTTCCCTGCAGCTTGTTGTGAGTGGTTAAAAACATTGTTTGCATCTTCTAAAATCTATATCATGATAAATGGTGGACCTCAAGGTTTTTTCTCAATGGAGAGAGGATTAAAACAAAGGGatcctctatctcctattctgttTGTTCTTATGGAAGAACTATTGAGTAGAAATTTAACCAAATTGGTAAAACTGAAGAAGCTGCGACCAATGGTTATCATGAAAGGTGTGTACCCCACTCAtctattttttgcagatgatgttttcaTCTTCAGTAATGGCTCAACAAAAAAGTTTAGAAGCTCTCGTCACTCTGCTCAAGAATTATCAGGACAGTTCTGGTCAGATAATCAACAAACAGAAAAGTAAATGTTTTGGGGATGGTTGTACTCAATCAAgaagaaatcaaatttcaaacTTAATGCAAATGGAGCTTACAACATTCCCTGACAAATACTTAGGTGTCATATTGAAGACTGGGAGAGTTAAATCTGATACTGTGTGCCCAATGATAGAGATGATGCAAGGTTATTTAGAAGCTTGGAAGGGTAAAATGCTTTCATTTCATGATAGATTGGTGCTCATAAAATCTGTTCTCTGCAGTGTTCCTATTTACAATATGGCAGTCTACAAATGGCCAAGTTCAGTAATCAAAGTCTGTGAAAAAATCATAAGAAAATTCCTATGGACTGGTGACAGTGAAGTTAGAAAGCATGAAACTCTTGGTTGGAGCAAAGTGTGTGCACCATCCAATGAATGAGGACTGGGTATTAGGAGTTTGGAGGTAATTAATGAATCCTTATTAATGAAAATGATGTGTAAATTTATAAACTCAAGTGATGAATGCTCAAGTTTTTTTGCTGCTAAGTATAAGGATAAATATGGTCAATGGAATACTCAATGGAAACTATCCACAGTTTGGCCAGGATTGAAGTGGGATTGGAAGGATTTGAAATCAAATGTGTGATGGAATGTAGGTAATAGTGAAAAAATATCATTGTGGTTTGATACTTGGGTAGGTGATAAACCTTTAATTGATATTGTGAGTTGCACTGACAGAATAAAAGACAAGTTGCATATGACAGTGAATGATATAATGGAAAATGGTGAATGGAGTATTCCATGTGCTTTGCATGACTTCATCCCGGATTCACTACCAACAATAAGTGGAGACCAAGACAAACTCATATGGAGTGGAGATATGAAAGGTTCTTTTACTACATCATCTGCAGTTGAGAAAATTAGAAACAATCAACCAAGAATACATTGGCCTGATCAAATTTAGAAAAAATTTCTACATCCAAGCATTGCTAGTAATGTATGGAAAATTCAACAACGGGTGTACACTGATGATGAAAAATTAATCAAGAAAGGCTATTCTCTTGCTTCTAAATGTTGTATCTGCCAGCAGAATCAAGACAGTATGGAGCATCTCCTGTGGACCTGCAGTTTCAGCAAGCATATATGGCAATGGTTAGTCACTATTATTCAATTCTAAATACCTACTTCCTTCTCAGACATTCTAAATTTTGCAAAACATAAAAGCTCAATTGTCAAACAAGCTTGGATAACAGCAGCAAGTGCAACAATGAGAGAACTAtggttccaaaaaaataaatttattcaTGAATACATACCTCCAAATTTGGAGagcttcaaaagaaaaatcatgaGCCTAGTGTTCTATGGTGGTTACAGAATGACAGGTACAAAATGGGAGGAAAATTATGATTCTAAAATCCTTCAGTTCTTTAACCTTGGTCAGAgaaatatgaagttcaaaagaatacaagaaTGTCAGTGGGTCAATCCAAATGAAGGCTATGTTTTATTTTGTTGTGCTGGAATGGCTGTTGGTAATCCAGATATGGCTGGTTTTGGCATTATAGCTAGATGTCATGAAAGTCAGGTCATTGGAACTGTCTCAGGTGGGACTGGTATTGCTACTACTTACATAGTTGATGCATTAGCTATTGAATGGGCTATTTAATGGGCAGTTAAATTACAATGCAGTAAGATACTCATCAGATCTCACTCTCTAGCAGTAATAGAAGATGCAAAAAAAGGTGTGATGTCTTGGTGCTTACAATCAAGATGGATGAAAGCCAAGAAGGagattactgaaaatatctatgAACAATGTTATAAAAAAGTGAACTTCTCTGCAATTGAGCTAGCTAAACAGGGTGAAAGATTATCTCAGGGATCTGTGGTAGTTAATAGAGGGAAGCCTTCATCTCTATTTCAAATAGAATTACCAGGTAGAAAGTACTATAGATTCTGTTAGCCATAACAGTTCTTACTTAAGTGTAAttttcagctctttttggtttctttttttctACAAATTTTGTAATATCTTGTTAAAAAGTAATAAAATtgtgatttagcaaaaaaaaaaaaatattgaggacaatgtaatgattAAGTGTGGGAGAGCGGTTTAACACTTTAGATTTTTGTAGGTTATTCACTTTCATGTTATGACCacctgttgagcgggtctatttgtttgttttcctatcatattatgaccagctgtggagcgggtctgtAAAAAAAGTGATTTATTTGAGCCTATTGCATTTCATGACCATCTGTGGAACGGGtctattttttttgttatctTGTCATATTATGACCGGCTTTGGAGCGGGtctctaaaaaataaattaattaattaaaacaaaattaaaaaataaaaaataaaaaatcatgatgACCAGTTATTGAGCGGATCTTGAAGTTTTGtatatgatcagctgttgagtgggtccaatttctgttttgctcggactaccaaaatgtaagtgtgggggaatctgatAAGCATGCAAGTGCGAcacttttatacccacatttatactaATTAGGTCTCGATATCTCGCTAATAACTATATTTTAGAGCTCTTACAGGAATTACAAGTGAAATCCAATCACCGGACCGAAAAATGACCAAAATGGATGGCCTGGTATCTTTATATATCAACACCACTCAAATCACTTATGGGGACAAAGTCTCCAGAGCCTAATTAGAGTTGTGGACTGTCAAGTCAACATATCATGTTTTCGCAACACTTAAGCCATCTAATGGCCATGGAGGATGATCCAATGGAACAAGGAAATGAGTCTCTTTGCCAAACTTGTGAGCTGCACAAGGGGGATAATAATGGAGAGCATGGCATCATTCCTACCACGTCTCGTGTTTGTACAAATAACGCAAAAGGAAATTCCATTtcctatttttttcattttatcaaGAGAACGAGATCTGAGACCATAAAATTTTaggcgccgctgccagggagtGGCTGCAAattactctctgattgatataaTTGATTTTCTAGTTGTAGTTTAGGATTTATTTTCAGTagttaatttgtattttttttttttagtttttcttttagttccttttcatatttttcttttagaattttcttATCAGGTACTCTTGTTGCGGCGATGACGTTTAATTAAGAGGATAAGTCCAGGCCTCTCGGAGAATACAGGTATGGACTATAATATCAGGAGATTCAAGAACAAAATCATCTCAGGTATGAAAATCCTTATCAGCGGTACTACGAAACTGATGATTATTCACATGAATACCAAAGTTACCATGATACTGATTTGTTACACAAGGTAACGCATGCTGAAATTTTCAACTAGAATATAGCTGATTTGGAAAGATGATTAGAGTTGCTAGAAAAACATAGATCACATGAAAATAGTAATCTAGTTTATAGTAACTTGTGTTCCAGAAAATACTTTGATTATTCACATATGCACCAAACCCAATACAATGGGGATAATTATTTGCATGAGGTAGATGAACATCCTTTGAATTGGCAAAACAATGAGGTTTCCTACAATAGGAATTTGAGCTTGGAAGATAGCTTAAGGATGTTAACCCATAACACATTAAAAATTAGTCGAGAAACATCTCACCTTCAACAGACCACTCAAACAGCCTTAGAAAACCTTGAATATCAAGTAGGCCAAATGACTAGACAGTTGGAGGAAGAACAAAGTTGGTTACCAAACCAGTCTCAATCCCAATTAAATTGTACTTCAAAGTATAATGATTATTCTTCTGAGTAAGAAACCGATGATGAGCAACTTGTAGAAATTTTGAGTGGAATTGAGTATACCCAAGATTCTCAAAGTTCAGACAATTATGATGTAGAAGAACCTGAGTATGTAGAGGATGCTACTGTTGAGTTTAACGACTCAGAAGCATTAGATGTTTACGATGATGATAAATCTTCTAATCATTTGAATTGTGAGACTTATACAGGTCTCTTAGTTAAAGATGATAACGATATGGTTATTCACGATATTGTTGTTGCACTATGTCCTACTTTGGATGATCCATCTTGTGATTCTAAGAATGTTTTTATGAATGTTGAACAGATTGATGCTGGTCAGGTAATTTGTACTGACGAAGTTGGACCtttatctgttttcttattgcATTTTGCTGATTTTAAAGATCCCATCATGCATGAAACTATTGATGCAGTAGGCCCATTTTTCGTTGATCCATCTAATAATTCTCAAGATGTATGTATGAATGTGGAGCTAATTGATACAGGGCAGTTAACTCGGACTGCTGGTTTTGAACCACTCTCCACTTGTTTAGCCCATTTTGTAGACTCTGATGACCCTATGCTAATTGACATTTTCAATGCATTTGATCCTCCAATGGGTAATATAGGTAACTtaacaacggaagttatttccgctgacccAACACCAGATTTAGGGGTTGTTGCTTTTGATGAACTTGAACTACTAGATCCATGTTTAGATAATTTTGCTGAGTGTGATGCTCTGATGCCTATTTTAAGTGTTAGTGCATTGCTTCCTCCAATTCCTAATGAAGATAGTTTGTCAACTGAAAATATTTCAGCGGAACTTGAACCAGATTTAGAGTCTGCGCTTCGAATACACATTCCtgcacaatctttacttgttggTGTGAATGGTTTACCGATCCCGATAGAGTATGACTTGATTATTATGGATTGTTTTGAACTGGGAATAGGTTTTTGCATATGCTTGGATGATTATAGTCTTCGCAGGTTCTTATGTGCAGCCAACCTGATATGTTGGGTTGattcccaacttttcagactttatttaTATGCTTGGTAGGTTGTTGTTGTGTATCAACTTCACTTCGGTGGAGATTACTTGTTGCGTGCAAGCTGGGAAACAAATATCATTTGCTTAATGAGAGTCACCCGTCATATTTGTTTGCtttactcttatcttttatttttatttgcctTTTGCATATTGTGAattttcccaccttgacttttaCGTTGGACGACTCaagtacattgaggacaatgtaatgattaagtgtgggggagcggtTAACACTTTAAATTTTTGTAGGTTATTCATtttcatgttatgaccagctgttgagcgggtctatttttGTATTTGCCtatcatattatgaccagctgtggagcgggtctgtAAAAAGTGGTTTATTTGAGCCTGTTGCATTTCATGACCAGCCGTGGAGCGGAtctattttttttgttatcttatcatattatgaccagctgtggagagGTCtctaaaaagataaataaaaaaaataaaaaatcatgatgaccagttgttgagcgggtcttGAAGTTTTGTATATGATcagttgttgagcgggtctaatttttattttgctcgggactagcaaaacaTAAATGTGGGGGAATAtgataagcacgcaagtgcgACACATTTATATTCACATTTATACTAGTTAGGTCTCGATATCTCGCTAATAACTATATTTTAGAGCTTTTACAGGAATTACAAGTGAAATCCGATCACCGGACCGAAAAATGACCAAAATGGATGGCCTGGTATCTTTATATATCAGCACTACTCAAATCATTTATGGGGCAAAAGTCGTCAGAGCCTAATTAGAGTTGTGGACTGGCAAGTCAACAACTCATGTTGTCGCAACACTTAAGCCATCTAATGGCCAGAGAGGCTGATCCAATGGAACAAGGAAATGAGTCTCTTTGCCAAACTTGTGAGCTGCACAAGGGGGATAATAGTGGACAACGTGTCATCATTCCTACCACGTCTCGTGTCTCTACAAATAAAGCAAAAGGAAATTTCATTTCCTATTCTAATCATTTTATCAAGAGACGGGGATCCGAGACCGTCACCTTATTATCAAAATGTACCTACCCCAACAAGGAGAGGACACTCTAATTTGGGAGCCAAATAGAACATGATCCTTTACAGTTAAGTCAGCTTACAAAACCTTtacctctacaacatatcaaagaaGTCGAAATCAGCAACAGGTCCCATAGGGAAAATATTATGGAAAATATTATGGAAAATCATGATGACCAGTCTAACTTGATGAATAAAATTATCTTTTCTCTCTGTTCTCTCTCAAACTTTCCTTTAGAACTCAACCATGATTACCGACCTAGAGATGACTCGATAATCCAATTGGACCTTGAACTAGGTAATCTACAAACGAAGATCGATAATCAGATAAAGTCAGGAGATACATTTAGACCGATAACCACATCTCAATTTCGTGTAGGTACGTATTTCCGTCAAATGAAAATATGCATCTTCATTGGCGCCGACTAGGGATgcatcataattttggttttccatcATAATCTTATATTAGATCATAATTTTGATGCATAATTATCCCTTATTTGGGTTAAATATGAATTTTCAATGAAAAGTTGCATACAAGTATGATTACCTTGATCTCAAATGATGCATCTGGATGCTATTATTGGTTATACATGCTTAATTTCTTCATCTGCATCATAATCTCATCTAAATTTCGACATGTATTCATGATCATATCATTTTTAGTTTTATCTTCGTATAGACCATATAGATCAATTTCTATAAAatct encodes:
- the LOC113351723 gene encoding uncharacterized protein LOC113351723; protein product: MIIVAVGDILVSGVHANVNMVQRRFLWYEMQMISDLKKPWLVIGDFNLILSIEDKVGGKSPSRRSMLEVGEYLNTCDLIQAPKVGLDFTWSNCQHGSKRILCTLYRTVFNMEWLRLYSDWGYKVDARVVSDHSPLMGEGVNIPRPTNVPLRFQKMWLEHPGFMKVVEDSWAEPVNGDPAFTLIYKLKRLKIILKEWNLKIFGNVQVEIKEEEKLVQEKMIISYSNPHDEQALADLVMAQNDLNSKEVPHCIMMKQKSRIKWATKGSSNTNFFHTNVKIRQTRNMICELEDEKGNIVADQDKITDVLVKFFHHKFQYKEVTIDDSLLDIIPNLISDQDQVMIEVVPELEEIKNAVFSMNADGAPGPDSFSGNSILLEEKIYPKGREFQFLVLLPEVHGAKKPNQFRPIGLSNFNFKIFTQILATRMNDLMSKLVSKQQAAYIKGRSIHEQVMLASELVNEMKHTIRGGNVGLKLDISQAYDSVSWDFLFKVLRKYGFPAACCEWLKTLFASSKIYIMINGGPQGFFSMERGLKQRDPLSPILFVLMEELLSRNLTKLVKLKKLRPMVIMKGVYPTHLFFADDVFIFSNGSTKKFRSSRHSAQELSGQFWSDNQQTEK